CTACCGCTTCGGGCGTGGTGGCGTCCACACCGAGCGCGGCGAGCACGGCGACGACCGTGTCGTCGGCGACGGACACCGTGACGTCGGCGGACGGGGAGTAGGAGGTGGCGACGCCGTGCAGTGCGGCGAGCCGGGACAAGCCCATTCAGACTCCTGGGAACTCCATGCCCCACGCGCCGCCGGGGCCGGCCGGCTCGCTGGTCAGCGGGGCGTTGACGGCGAGCGGGGCTTCGCTGGTCAGTGGCGTGGCATCGGCGAGCGGCGGCTCGCTGGTGAGCGGTATCGCGTCGGCGAGCGGCGGCTCGCTGGTGAGCGGTATCGCGTCGGCGAGCGGCGGCTCGCTCGTCAGCGGGCCGGGGCCGGGCGCCCCCTCGGAGAGGACACGGAGAGCGGAGAGCAGAGGCTGCGAGGCAGCGGGCACGGTGGCCTCCCGACCGTGGAGGAAGCGGAGGAACAGGGCAGCGGAAGAAGAACGGGACAACAGGAGACCTACCCAGCGGGCTCGCCCGCAGACATAGGCGCTATCACAACGACTTCAACGTGCCCCGGGTCACATTCCGTTCCCCGCAGGCCGGTTCTCCGTCAAGTTGTCCGCTGTTTTCGGCCATGCGACGTCATCCTTGGCGTCACCCGCCGATGGCCGAGCATCCCTCACCCCATCTGCCACATCGGGCATTTGCGGCACGACAACCACCTGCATTGACACCCTCGCGCGCGGGTGGTGGGCTCGGAGCCCACCGGTGGAGCGAGGGAGAAAGAGCGATGCGGCTCAGGCGCAGAAAGCAGGCAACGGCCGTGGCGGTCGCCGTGCTCGGCGGGCTGCTCTCCACGGGGACCCCGGCCGCCGTCGCGGCCCCCTCGACGCCCGGCACCCCCGCCGTCACCACCCCAGACCGCACGGACGACGGCACCCTGCCCGCCGTGTGGCCGCGGCCCCAGTCCATCAAGGCGGCCGGGCCCTCCGTAGCGCTCTCCACCGAGGTCACCCTCGTGGCCGACGCGCTCGCGGATCCGTACGCCGCCGACGCGCTCCGGCAGATCCTGCGCGACGCGGGCGTGCGCACCGTCCACGAGTCGCTGCCGGGCCGCGGCCCGGTCATCCGGCTCGGCGGCGACGGCGCCCAGGACGCCCTGCGCACGCTGCGCACCCCCGACCGCGGCGATCTGCCGTCCGGCGGCTACCGCATCGCGGTCGGCCGGGTCGCGGGCCGGGACACCGTCGCCGTGGACGGCGTCGGCGAGGACGGCCTCTACCACGGCGTGCAGACATTGCGTCAGCTGATCCGGGACGGCGGCGTCGCCGGGGTCGCCGTCAGGGACTGGCCGGGCACCGCCGTACGCGGAATGACCGAGGGTTTCTACGGGCAGCCGTGGACCCGCGAGGAGCGGCTGGCACAGATCGGCTTCATGGGGCGTACGAAGCAGAACCGGTATCTGTACGCGGCGGGCGACGACCCGTACCGGCAGGCCCGTTGGCGCGACCCGTACCCCGCCGACCGGCGCGCCGACTTCCGGGCACTGGCCGAGCGGGCCCGCGCCGAGCATGTGACGCTCGGCTGGGCCGTCGCTCCCGGCCAGGCCATGTGCATGTCGTCGGACGACGATGTGAAGGCGCTGACGAAGAAGCTCGACGCGATGTGGGCGCTGGGAGTGCGGGTCTTCCAGCTGCAGTTCCAGGACGTCAGCTACAGCGAGTGGCACTGCGACAGCGACGCCGACACCTTCGGCCGCGGCCCCGAGGCGGCGGCCAGGGCGCAGGCGCGGGTGGCGAGCAAGGTGGCGCAGCATCTCGCGGACCGTCATCCGGGCGCGGAGCCGCTGTCGGTGATGCCGACGGAGTTCTACCAGGACGGGTCGACCGACTACCGCCGCGCGCTCGCCGACGAGCTGGACGAGCGGGTCCAGGTCGCCTGGACGGGGGTCGGGGTCGTACCGAGGACCATCACCGGCGGGGAACTGGCCGGAGCGCGCGCCACGTTCAGGCATCCGCTGGTCACGATGGACAACTACCCGGTCAACGACTACGCGCAGGACCGCATCTTCCTCGGCCCGTACACCGGCCGGGACCCGGCGGTGGCGATCGGTTCCGCGGCGCTGCTCGCCAATGCGATGGAGCAGCCGTCCGCGTCCCGCATTCCGCTGTTCACCGCGGCCGACTTCGCCTGGAACCCGAAGGATTACCGGCCGCAGGAGTCCTGGCAGGCGGCGATCGACGATCTGGCGGGCGGTGACGCCCGCACCGGGGCCGCGCTGCGCGCGCTGGCCGGGAACAACGCGACGTCCGTGCTGGGCGGTGACGAGTCGGCGTATCTGCGGCCGCTGCTGGCCGCGTTCTGGCAGTCCCGTACGGCGACCGACGTCACGGCCCGGGACGATGCGGCGCGCAGGCTGCGGGAGGCGTTCACCGTGATGCGGGAGACCCCGCAGCGGCTGAAGGGCCTGGCTGGCGGGGGTCTGGACGGCGAAGTGCGGCCGTGGAGCGAGCAGTTGTCCCGGTACGGCCGGGCGGGCGAGCTGGCCGTGGATCTGCTGCAGGCCCAGTCGCGCGGCGACGGCGCTGCGGCGTGGCGGGCGTCGCTGGCGCTGGAGCCGGTGCGCAAGGCCGCGAAGGCGAGCGGTGCGACGGTCGGCAAGGGCGTCCTCGGCCCGTTCCTGGACCGGGTGCGCCGGGAGGCGGACGCCTGGACGGGCGCGGACCGCGACACCGGTACGGTGACCGAGGCTCCGGGCAGCCATACGGTCCGGCTGAGCCGGTCGCGTCCGGTGGAGACCGTGACGGTGATGACCGTTCCCGACAGCGGCGCGGTGGCCGGTGCGACGCTGGAGGCCCATGTGCCCGGCGAGGGCTGGCGGAGCCTCGGCCCGGTGTCGGCGAGCGGCTGGACCCAGATTCCGGCCAGGGGGCTGCGGGCCGACGCGATCCGGATCAGCTGGCCCCTCGGCGGTCCGTCGGCGCCCTCGGTCATCACGGGCACGATGCCGCCGTTCGTTTCGGGAGGCCCGATGGGAAGCGGTATCGCGGCCGGTGCCTCCGGCAGTGCGCAGGGCCGTGCCCCGCGGGTGCGCGCGCTCGTGCCGTGGTTCGGCGACGAGCCCGCCGCCCGGCTCGCTCTCGTACGGGGTGAGACGGACGCCGAGATCGGCGGCGGCCCGCAGCGGGTCGCGGCGCGCCTGGCCGCCCGGCGCCCCGCCGAGGTGCGGGGTACGCTCACCGCGCAGGCTCCCGAGGGCATCGAGGTGCGTGTCCCGAAGCAGACGAGGGTGCCGCGCGGTTCCCGTACCGACGTCCCCGTCGAGATCACCGTCCCGGCGGGCACCCCGGCCGGTGAGTACGAGGTGCCGTTCAGCTTCGGTGAGGAGAGCAGCACGCTGACCGTCCGGGCGTACCCGCGCACCGCGGGCCCCGACCTGGTGCGTACCGCCACGGTCTCCTCGTCCGGCGACGAGACCCCGGACTTCCCGGCGTCGGCCGCCGCCGACGGCGATCCGGACACCCGCTGGTCCTCGCCCGTCGAGGACGGCGCCTGGTGGCAGGCGCAGCTGCCGCAGTCGGCGAGGGTCGGCCGGGTGGTGCTGGACTGGCAGGACGCGTACGCCTCCCGCTACCGCATCCAGGTCTCCGCGGACGGCCGCAGCTGGCGCACGGCGGCGACCGTACGGGGCGGCAGGGGCGGGCACGAGTCGGTCCGGATGGACGCGAAGGACACCCGCTTCATCCGGGTCCAGGGCGATGCCCGGGCCACGGAGTTCGGCTACTCGCTCTGGTCGGTCCAGGCGTACGCCGTCGCTCCGACGGAGTAACGCCGGGCCCGCGGAACGTCCTCGCGGGCCCCGGTCCGGCTCCGGGGACGACAAAGGCCCGGATCTCTCAGGCTGAGATGCCGTCGATCCGGGCCATCGCGTCGTCCGCGCCGAACGGTTGCAAGTACGGCAGCCAGCGCGGGTCGCGGTGTCCCGTCCCGATGATGCGCCAGGCCAGGCCCGTCGGCGGGGCGGGCTGCTGGTGCAGCCGCCAGCCGAGCTCCGGCAGGTGCCGGTCCGCCTTGACGTGGTTGCAGCGGCGGCAGGCGGCCACCACGTTGTCCCAGGCGTGCTGTCCACCGCGGCTGCGCGGAATGACATGGTCGACGCTGGTCGCGGTGGCGCCGCAGTACATGCAGCGCCCTCCGTCCCGGGCGAAGAGCGCTCTTCGGGTGAGTGGTACGGGCCCCCGGTAGGGAACCCGTACGAAACGTTTCAGACGGACGACGCTGGGGGCCGGGACGGCCCGGGTGGCACTGTGCATGAAGGCGCCGGACTCCTCAAGACAGATGGCCTTGTTTTCGAGTACGAGGACGAGCGCGCGGCGGAGCGGTACGACGCCGAGCGGCTCGTACGACGCATTGAGAACCAGGACATGCGGCACGGCGGATGCCTCCTTGTACGCCGGCGGCGCGTGGCTCGCGCCGGGACGATCCGATCTCAGTCTCTACTCACGCCTGGTCAAAGCGCCACCACGTGCGGGTAACGGGCCGGGAGGATTTTTCTCCGCTCCCGGCCGCCCGCACCGCCGCCGCCCGCCGGAACAGGCGGTTCTGAGCCATTTCGACAGCGGTCGCGGCCCGGTGTGCGATCGGCCACACGGCGCCTGTACGCACCTCGTGAGACGTGTCTCTCCCCCCGCACGCGGCACTGGAACACTCCCGATACCCCGTTAGTGTGGTTGGTCTGCAGTCGCCCCACCTGGAGGTCCCGTCGTGTTCCTGTCCGCCCTGTTGGCCGCAGCTCCGTCGCCCGGGCCAGGTGGCTCGCTGGACGAGGCCGCCGAGCAGGCCGGCAACGCCGCGGGCTGGGTGGAGGAGAACTGGTCCACCTGGCTGAACACCGGTCTGCGCATCGTGCTCATCGCCGCGATCGCGGTCGTGTTGCGCATCGCGATCCGCCGTGCTCTCACCAAGCTCATCGACCGGATGAACCGCAGCGCCCAGGCGGTGGAGGGCACCGCGCTCGGCGGGCTGCTGGTCAATGCGGAACGCCGCCGTCAGCGCTCCGAGGCGATCGGCTCCGTACTCCGCTCGGTCGCCTCCTTCCTGATCCTCGGCACCGCGGCGCTGATGATCCTGGGCGCGTTCCAGATCAATCTGGCCCCACTGCTGGCCTCCGCCGGTGTGGCCGGTGTGGCGCTCGGTTTCGGTGCGCGCAATCTGGTCACCGACTTCCTCTCCGGTGTCTTCATGATCCTGGAGGACCAGTACGGCGTGGGCGACAACGTCGACGCGGGCGTCGCCTCCGGCGAGGTCATCGAGGTCGGCCTGCGGGTCACCAAGCTGCGCGGCGACAACGGCGAGATCTGGTACGTCCGCAACGGCGAGGTGAAGCGGATCGGCAACCTCAGCCAGGGCTGGTCGACGGCCGGCGTCGATGTGACGGTGCGCCCCACGGAGAACCTCGACAAGGTCCGTACGGTGATCACCGAGGCCGCGGCGACTATGACCAAGGAGGACCCCTGGAACGAGCGCCTGTGGGGCCCCGTGGAGATCCTGGGACTGGACTCCGTGCTGCTGGACTCCATGACGGTCCGGGTGAGCGCGAAGACGATGCCGGGCAAGGCGCTGGGCGTGGAGCGCGAGCTGCGCTGGCGGATCAAGCGGTCCTTCGACGAGGCGGGCATCCGCATCGTCGGCGGCGTCCCCCTCCAGCCGGAGGAGCCCTCCGCGGCCGACGCGACGGCCGCCGTGGCCGCCCCCTCGGCGTACGCCTCGACGACGTCCCCCCAGTCCCTGGCCACGACCCCGATCACCCCGCCGCCGAACCTGTCGAAGTAGGCCTCGGCCGTACGGATGAGGGGCGCCCCGCGAGGTCTGCGGGGCGCCCCTCACGCATGAGCGCGCCGGGGTGACCTCAACTCTGTTCGCCCATAACCTGGTTGGAGGGTGCAGGCGAGGAACCATGCGTCCCGCCGGCGCCCCAGGTAACGCTTTGGTTGCCACCGGGGCGCTGCCCATTGACGCTCCGGTGACGTGCGCATACCGTCCTCTCACCGAATAGGAAACTTTCCTAACAGAGGGCAGGTGCAGCGCTCGTGGCCGGAACCACACCGGGTACCCCCCGCGTTCTGCGGGCCATGAACGACCGGGCCGCCCTCGATCTGCTGCTGGAGCACGGGCCCCTGCCGCGGACCAGGATCGGAAAGCTGACCGGGCTCTCCAAGCCCACCGCCTCGCAGCTGCTGGCGCGGCTGGAGGCGGCCGGGCTGGTTGTCGCCACCGGGACCGTGGCCGGGCGGCCGGGGCCCAATGCGCAGCTGTACGCGGTGAACGCGCGGGCCGCCCATGTCGCTGGGCTGGATGTGAACGCCCAGCGGATCGTCGCCGCCGTCGCCGATGTGACCGGTGAGACGGTCGGGGAGTTCGAGCTGCGCACCCCGGGGCGGCGTGCCGACTCCGTGGTGCGGCAGGTGGCGGAGGCGCTGGACGGGGCGGTAAAGGACGCCGGGCTGACCCGCGCCGATGTGCACCGGGTCGTCATCGGGACGCCGGGGGCCTTCGACCCCGGTACCGGGCGGCTGCGGTACGCCTCGCACCTGCCCGGCTGGCACTCCCCCACCCTGCTGGACGAGCTGGCCGCCTTTCTGCCGATGCCGGTCGAGTACGAGAACGACGTGAACCTCGTCGCGGTGGCCGAACAGCGGCTCGGCGCGGCGCGCGGGCACGACGACTTCGTCCTGCTGTGGAACGAGGAGGGGCTCGGTGCCGCCCTCGTCATCAACGGGCGGCTGCACCGCGGCTTCACCGGTGGTGCCGGTGAGGTCGGCTTCCTGCCGGTGCCCGGCGTGCCCCTGGTCCGCCAGGTCACCAAGGCGAACGCGGGCGGATTCCAGGAGCTGGCGGGCGCGCAGGTGCTGTCCCGGCTGGCCCGGGAGCTCGGCATCGACGACGAGCTCAGCCGCGGCTCGGGCACCCATCACGAGGTCGCGGCCCGGCTGGTCGCCCGGGCCGCCGAGGCCGCGGAGTCGGGCGAGGACGGCCCGTACTCCCGGCTCCTCGATCTGTTCGCCACCGGACTCGCGACCGGTCTCGCCTCGATGGTCGCCGTGCTGGATCCGGAACTCGTCGTGCTGTCGGGCGAGTTGATCGCGGTCGGCGGGGAGCCGCTGCGCGGCCGGGTGGAGTCCGAGCTCATCGAGCTGGCGGCCTCCCGGCCCCGGCTGATCGTCGGTGACGTGACCCACCGCCCCGTACTGCGCGGCGCGCTGGAGAGCGCGCTCGCCACCACCCGCGACGAAGTCTTCGACACGTCGCGCTGACCCCGTACCCACTGATCCGTCCGAGCCACTCTCCGTCCCAATCCTTCATCGGGAGACTCCGCCATGTCCGGAAACCGCCGGAAGACGGCCGCCGCGCTCGCCGCGACCGCCGCGATATCGCTGTTCGCCTCCGCCTGTACGGGCCAGAGCAACTCCGGTGCCAGTGATGACGCGTCCAAGGAGACGACCATCAACTTCTGGCACGGCTGGAGCGCCCCGAACGAGGTCAAGGCGATCCAGGCCACGGTCGACGCCTTCGAGAAGGCGCACCCCAACATCCATGTGAAGGTCGTCGGTAACATGACCGACGACAAGATCAACCAGGCGCTGCGGGCGGGCGGTTCGAAGGCCCCGGACGTCGTGTCGTCCTTCACCACGAACAATGTCGGCAAGTTCTGCTCGTCGAAGGCGTTCGTCGACCTCAACCCCTTCCTGAAGAAGGACGGGATCGACGCGGACAAGACCTTCCCCAAGGCGATGAACGAGTACACGCAGTTCGACGGTGTGCGCTGCACCGTGCCGCTGCTCGGTGACGCGTACGGGCTGTACTACAACAAGGACGCGTTCGAGGCCGCCGGGATCACCGCCCCGCCGAAGACCTGGTCGGAACTGGCCGCGGACGCCAAGAAGCTGACGAAGACCAAGGGTGACTCGTACCAGCAGCTCGGATTCATGCCGAACTACCACGGCTACGAGTCGACGACCGAGCACTACCTCGGCGGCTGGAACCCCACGTACTTCGACACGGACGGCAAGTCGAACATCGCCAAGGACCCGGCGTTCGCCTCCATGCTCACCACCCAGAAGAAGCTGGTCGACGACCTGGGCGGCTACGAGAAGCTGGAGAAGTACCGCACCTCGTTCGGTGACGAGTGGGGCGCCAAGCACCCGTTCCACACAGGCCAGGTGGCCATGCAACTGGACGGCGAGTGGCGGCTCGGCATGGCCGAGGACACCAAGCCGGGCTTCGAGATCGGGGTGGCCCCGATGCCCGTCGCCGACGACGAGGCCGACACCTACGGCAAGGGCTATCTGACGGGCACCATCGCCGGTATCGCGTCCACGTCGAAGAAGCAGAACGCGTCCTGGGAGCTGGTGAAGTTCATGACGACCGACACCGACGCGGTGGTCGACTTCGCCAACGCCATCCACAACGTGCCGTCCACGCTGGACGCGCTGAAGTCGCCGAAGCTGAAGTACGACCCGCGGTTCAAGACGTTCCTGGACATCGCCGCGAACCCGGACAGCACCACCACCCCGCCCTCGGTGAACGGCGGCGCGTACCTGGTGTCCCTGCAGAACCTCGGATTCGACATCGAGAAGGGCAAGCAGACGGACATCAAGGCCGGTCTGGAGAAGACCGCCGCGGAGATCGACGCGGCGATCGCCCAGGCGAAGTAGCACCGCGATGAGCACGAGCACGCACACGTACGCTCTGCGTTCGAAGCGCCGCCGGTCGGCCCTTCGGACGGCGGCCTTCATGTCGCCGTGGCTGATCGGGTTCGGCGTCTTCTTCGCCTATCCGCTGATCTCCACGCTCTACTTCTCCTTCACCAGCTACGACGGTTTCGCGGCCCCGGAATTCAGCGGGCTGAAGAACTGGTCGTACGTCTTCACCGACTACCCGCTGTTCTGGCCCGCGCTGCGCAACACGCTCTGGCTGGTCGTGGTCATGGTGACCTGCCGGGTGGTGTTCGGGCTCGGTGTCGGGATGCTGATCACCAGGATCAAGACAGGTACGGGGGTCTTCCGCACCCTGTTCTATCTGCCGTATCTGGCCCCGCCGGTCGCGGCGACCCTCGGCTTCGTCTTCCTGCTCAACCCGGGGACGGGGCCGGTCAATTCGATCCTCGGCGATCTGGGGCTGCCCACGCCGGGCTGGTTCACCGACGCCGCCTGGTCCAAACCGGCGCTGACCGCGCTCGCGGTGTGGGGGGTGGGCGACCTGATGGTGATCTTCATGGCCGCGCTGCTCGACGTACCGAAGGAGCAGTACGAGGCGGCGGAGCTGGACGGGGCGACCGCGTTCCAGCGGTTCCGCTTCGTCACCCTGCCGAACATCTCGCCGATCGTGATGTTCGCCGTGGTCACCGGGATCATCCAGACGATGCAGTACTACACCCAGCCGCTCGTGGCGGGGAAGGTCGCCTCGGGCGTGATGGGCGGCTCCGGGCAGCAGTTCGAACCGGGCTATCCCGACAAGTCGACACTGACGCTTCCGCAGCTCGTCTACAACCTCGGCTTCCAGCGCTTCGACTACGGCTCCGCCTGCGTGGTCGCGCTCGTTCTCTTCGTCCTCGCGATGGCGTTCACCGCACTGCTGATGCGGCGTCGCAGCGGGCTGATCCAGGCAGGTGAGTGACGTGGCGCAGGCTCTCGACACCCTCAAGGCGGCCGGCCCCGCGCCCGACCCGGTCACCCCGGCCGAGCGCACGGCCCGCCGCAAGACGCTGCTGCACTGGATCGCCGTGCACTCGCTCGGCGTCGCCGCCGCGCTCTTCTTCGTGCTGCCGTTCGTCTTCCTCCTGCTCACCTCGCTGATGAGCGACCAGCAGGCGCTGACCCGCGATCTGTGGCCTCACCCCTTCGAGTGGAGCAACTACAGGAAGGTGTTCGACACCCCGGGCTTTCTGACCTGGTGGAAGAACACCCTGCTGTACGCGGGCCTCGGCACCGTCCTCACGGTCGTGTCGTCGCTGCCCGTGGCGTACGCGCTCGCCAAGTTCCGCTTCCGCGGGCGGCATCTGTCGCTGATGCTCGTCATCTCGATGATGATGCTGCCGCCGCAGGTCGTCGTCATCCCGATGTATCTGTTCTGGGCGAAGCAGCTGGACATGTCCGGCACGCTCTGGCCGCTGATCATCCCGATGGCCTTCGGTGACGCGTTCTCCATCTTCCTGCTGCGGCAGTTCCTGCTGACCATCCCGAACGAGTACCTCGACGCGGCGAGGGTCGACGGCTGCGGCGAACTGCGCACCCTGCTCAAGGTCGTGGTGCCGATGGCCAGACCGGGCATCGCCGCCGTCGCGCTCTTCCAGTTCTTCTACGCCTGGAACGACTACTTCGGACCGCAGATCTACGCCTCCGAGAACCCGGCCGCCTGGACGCTCAGTTACGGCCTGGAATCCTTCAAGGGCGCACACCACACCGACTGGAACCTGACCATGGCCGCGACCGTACTGGTCATGGCCCCTGTGATCCTCGTCTTCTTCTTCGCTCAAAAGGCTTTTGTCGAGGGCGTCACACTGACCGGAGTAAAGGGCTGACCTATGAAGCTCGCAGTAGTTGGTGGCGGGTCCACCTACACACCTGAACTGATCGACGGCTTCGCCCGGCTGCGGGACACGCTGCCCATCGAGGAACTCGTCCTCGTCGACCCGGCGGCCGACCGTCTCGAACTCGTCGGCGGCCTCGCCCGGCGGATCTTCGCCAAG
This sequence is a window from Streptomyces sp. NBC_01217. Protein-coding genes within it:
- a CDS encoding beta-N-acetylglucosaminidase domain-containing protein; protein product: MRLRRRKQATAVAVAVLGGLLSTGTPAAVAAPSTPGTPAVTTPDRTDDGTLPAVWPRPQSIKAAGPSVALSTEVTLVADALADPYAADALRQILRDAGVRTVHESLPGRGPVIRLGGDGAQDALRTLRTPDRGDLPSGGYRIAVGRVAGRDTVAVDGVGEDGLYHGVQTLRQLIRDGGVAGVAVRDWPGTAVRGMTEGFYGQPWTREERLAQIGFMGRTKQNRYLYAAGDDPYRQARWRDPYPADRRADFRALAERARAEHVTLGWAVAPGQAMCMSSDDDVKALTKKLDAMWALGVRVFQLQFQDVSYSEWHCDSDADTFGRGPEAAARAQARVASKVAQHLADRHPGAEPLSVMPTEFYQDGSTDYRRALADELDERVQVAWTGVGVVPRTITGGELAGARATFRHPLVTMDNYPVNDYAQDRIFLGPYTGRDPAVAIGSAALLANAMEQPSASRIPLFTAADFAWNPKDYRPQESWQAAIDDLAGGDARTGAALRALAGNNATSVLGGDESAYLRPLLAAFWQSRTATDVTARDDAARRLREAFTVMRETPQRLKGLAGGGLDGEVRPWSEQLSRYGRAGELAVDLLQAQSRGDGAAAWRASLALEPVRKAAKASGATVGKGVLGPFLDRVRREADAWTGADRDTGTVTEAPGSHTVRLSRSRPVETVTVMTVPDSGAVAGATLEAHVPGEGWRSLGPVSASGWTQIPARGLRADAIRISWPLGGPSAPSVITGTMPPFVSGGPMGSGIAAGASGSAQGRAPRVRALVPWFGDEPAARLALVRGETDAEIGGGPQRVAARLAARRPAEVRGTLTAQAPEGIEVRVPKQTRVPRGSRTDVPVEITVPAGTPAGEYEVPFSFGEESSTLTVRAYPRTAGPDLVRTATVSSSGDETPDFPASAAADGDPDTRWSSPVEDGAWWQAQLPQSARVGRVVLDWQDAYASRYRIQVSADGRSWRTAATVRGGRGGHESVRMDAKDTRFIRVQGDARATEFGYSLWSVQAYAVAPTE
- a CDS encoding HNH endonuclease, with protein sequence MPHVLVLNASYEPLGVVPLRRALVLVLENKAICLEESGAFMHSATRAVPAPSVVRLKRFVRVPYRGPVPLTRRALFARDGGRCMYCGATATSVDHVIPRSRGGQHAWDNVVAACRRCNHVKADRHLPELGWRLHQQPAPPTGLAWRIIGTGHRDPRWLPYLQPFGADDAMARIDGISA
- a CDS encoding mechanosensitive ion channel family protein; translation: MFLSALLAAAPSPGPGGSLDEAAEQAGNAAGWVEENWSTWLNTGLRIVLIAAIAVVLRIAIRRALTKLIDRMNRSAQAVEGTALGGLLVNAERRRQRSEAIGSVLRSVASFLILGTAALMILGAFQINLAPLLASAGVAGVALGFGARNLVTDFLSGVFMILEDQYGVGDNVDAGVASGEVIEVGLRVTKLRGDNGEIWYVRNGEVKRIGNLSQGWSTAGVDVTVRPTENLDKVRTVITEAAATMTKEDPWNERLWGPVEILGLDSVLLDSMTVRVSAKTMPGKALGVERELRWRIKRSFDEAGIRIVGGVPLQPEEPSAADATAAVAAPSAYASTTSPQSLATTPITPPPNLSK
- a CDS encoding ROK family transcriptional regulator is translated as MAGTTPGTPRVLRAMNDRAALDLLLEHGPLPRTRIGKLTGLSKPTASQLLARLEAAGLVVATGTVAGRPGPNAQLYAVNARAAHVAGLDVNAQRIVAAVADVTGETVGEFELRTPGRRADSVVRQVAEALDGAVKDAGLTRADVHRVVIGTPGAFDPGTGRLRYASHLPGWHSPTLLDELAAFLPMPVEYENDVNLVAVAEQRLGAARGHDDFVLLWNEEGLGAALVINGRLHRGFTGGAGEVGFLPVPGVPLVRQVTKANAGGFQELAGAQVLSRLARELGIDDELSRGSGTHHEVAARLVARAAEAAESGEDGPYSRLLDLFATGLATGLASMVAVLDPELVVLSGELIAVGGEPLRGRVESELIELAASRPRLIVGDVTHRPVLRGALESALATTRDEVFDTSR
- a CDS encoding ABC transporter substrate-binding protein, whose product is MSGNRRKTAAALAATAAISLFASACTGQSNSGASDDASKETTINFWHGWSAPNEVKAIQATVDAFEKAHPNIHVKVVGNMTDDKINQALRAGGSKAPDVVSSFTTNNVGKFCSSKAFVDLNPFLKKDGIDADKTFPKAMNEYTQFDGVRCTVPLLGDAYGLYYNKDAFEAAGITAPPKTWSELAADAKKLTKTKGDSYQQLGFMPNYHGYESTTEHYLGGWNPTYFDTDGKSNIAKDPAFASMLTTQKKLVDDLGGYEKLEKYRTSFGDEWGAKHPFHTGQVAMQLDGEWRLGMAEDTKPGFEIGVAPMPVADDEADTYGKGYLTGTIAGIASTSKKQNASWELVKFMTTDTDAVVDFANAIHNVPSTLDALKSPKLKYDPRFKTFLDIAANPDSTTTPPSVNGGAYLVSLQNLGFDIEKGKQTDIKAGLEKTAAEIDAAIAQAK
- a CDS encoding carbohydrate ABC transporter permease, which produces MSPWLIGFGVFFAYPLISTLYFSFTSYDGFAAPEFSGLKNWSYVFTDYPLFWPALRNTLWLVVVMVTCRVVFGLGVGMLITRIKTGTGVFRTLFYLPYLAPPVAATLGFVFLLNPGTGPVNSILGDLGLPTPGWFTDAAWSKPALTALAVWGVGDLMVIFMAALLDVPKEQYEAAELDGATAFQRFRFVTLPNISPIVMFAVVTGIIQTMQYYTQPLVAGKVASGVMGGSGQQFEPGYPDKSTLTLPQLVYNLGFQRFDYGSACVVALVLFVLAMAFTALLMRRRSGLIQAGE
- a CDS encoding carbohydrate ABC transporter permease encodes the protein MAQALDTLKAAGPAPDPVTPAERTARRKTLLHWIAVHSLGVAAALFFVLPFVFLLLTSLMSDQQALTRDLWPHPFEWSNYRKVFDTPGFLTWWKNTLLYAGLGTVLTVVSSLPVAYALAKFRFRGRHLSLMLVISMMMLPPQVVVIPMYLFWAKQLDMSGTLWPLIIPMAFGDAFSIFLLRQFLLTIPNEYLDAARVDGCGELRTLLKVVVPMARPGIAAVALFQFFYAWNDYFGPQIYASENPAAWTLSYGLESFKGAHHTDWNLTMAATVLVMAPVILVFFFAQKAFVEGVTLTGVKG